The Apium graveolens cultivar Ventura chromosome 3, ASM990537v1, whole genome shotgun sequence sequence TCTTTTATCTGTTTTCTCTTTTCTCTGTTTCCCTCCTTCCACACCCGCTCATATCACACCAAGACCCAAATTCCCAAACACTCGTCTCTATTTTTCTATCTCTCTATAtctctatctctctatcttcttcttcttcttccattcACACACACTCAATCTCTCACACACAGTAAACTGAATTGAGCCATAATTGATGTGTGCAATATTATATGTGCAGATCTAATTTGAGCTCTACAAACTCTAATCGAGTCTTTATAACAGCAATTACAAGCTCTCTACAAGATTTAATCGAGTCTTGTAACTTAAATCGAGCCCTAATTTGTAGTGTTTTTcaaacttatttttattttttattttttaattttattatttgaaCAGATTTACAAAGATTATGAAAAATACCAGAGTGGTTTTTCTCATCTTCGGCTAGCCCCATTTTTCTTATGTGTTTTAttgttatatatttatattaatgaTTTATGCTTTGATGTGATTTATTTTAACGTATTTTGATTTTGTGcaattttattttacttttatatattttacttttGATTTATGAGTTTGAGTAAGTTTTCGTAAGTGGACAATTGGGTTAATTTTGATTTATGGTTTTTTGCACTGAAATCATGAAAGCTATATTTCCTGAAGCTTACAATTGGGTTATACGAAGTGATATACGTAGTGAGCCAAATCAATGGGgaatctttattttatattattttaatcatTGGTCATGTGTCATCTAATTTTGGGCAACCCTTTTTACAATTAGATATCAGATGCAAATGAATTGCATATTACTCATATGGTTGATGCATTACGAGGTAAGATGATGGAGCTATTCTATATACGTAGCAATTAAAAGGCCTTGGTCATAATAACAGAGCATGCATGTGGTTTTTTTTATGAAAAACGTTTTTCAAGGGCACAAATTGTGAGGTGGCCAGATGGGCGGTTCAAACCGGCCGAACTCGCCCCGGCTCGCCAACAAAACCGTATAAATTCAATCCGTCGCGGGGCGACTTAAACTCGGCACGACCCGGGAATAGTAACGAGGCGAGTACGGGTTGAATATTTGTTAACCGCAGACCGGCACGGCACGACTCGCATCACCGGCACGGCACGACAACTTGTAGACCCGCCTGTACAGCACGGCACGCCAGCCTGTGTGAACCGCCTACCCGCGTGAACTTTCTGAACATGTAACATGCATATACTATCTGTATCTGGTATTAATAGTTAAGTGATTATAACTTATGTTAATGTGTTGGTTCTTGTAATTGTTTGTATTTGCTACGACAAAAACGTGGTCGACTCCCTCCAAATTATGGCAGCAACGCCACTAATTACGTCTAAAATTTAACTCATTTTATCAACTAATTTATTTTTGAGAtgaatatttaatataattttggaaaaaaataaaatcaAGATAATTATCGGTATAGTTGTTAGTTGTTTACAATTTAATTGTTATAATATTATAACTAAAATAATTGCAACTTGCACAAATAGATGATAAACAAGCTGCTTgatttttataatatattataactAAATGAATATTATAAGCCTTCTTGCACAAACAGATTGATAAACAAGCCTTCTTGTTTGATTCTGCAACTCGTCCCAACCCGTGTCGCCCCGCAAACCGCCGACTCGCCCCGCCAACCACAGACACGCACCGCTTATAGCCTTAAATTCTTGCAGTTCTGTCTTACATCTACCTAACCCGTGTAGCTCGTATAAACCGCGAGCTGCATGCGACTTCAACTTCCCTGACTCGGCACGAACCCGGCACGAATCGTACAGTTAAACGTGTCGTCTACGAGTCCTGAGTAAGGAGACTCGGCCCGCCAAAAACCCGGCACGGCACGTCCGGCACACTCGTTTGGCCACCACTAGGCACAATGAGTGGTTGGTGAGTAACAACTTCTAGTTCAACTAGATATAGGTTTAATTTTTCCTTTTGTGATATATGACTCTCCAGATGTATGTCAAAATTGTTTTATTATAATGTCATAGTGACAAAATTAACCAACCTGCTTGAACTTTTATATCATCATAGTTTTTCTATGAATAAGATTGAATTAATTTTGCTTGAATTATTGATAATCATTTATAACTGTTGGTCATTCTGGCATAAGAGAATTATTTGGTCCAGCAATAATCCTCACCTTGTAAAACTGATTAGATATTGCTTGGAGGATGAGCATCGCCTTTTGGTGTATGAATTCATGGAagctttaaaaatcatttatttaggAATGAGTTTTCTTTTTGTTGCTAACTATTCAGGAGTGAGTTCTTTTCTTATAGCTTCTACTGAAATTATAACAGGACTACAATGCAAAAATTTCTGACTTTGGACTAGCCAAGGATGGGCCAACAAGTGATAAAAGCCACAGTTTCCACCAGGGTTACGGGTACTTACGGATATGCAGCCCCTCAATATATGGCCACTTATACGATATAGTTCTCTAACTCTTTTAGGTTTTtaatttttgtttcttgttctcGTATCTGGAGTTCTAGAAACAATTTGTGTATGTACTGATTGTGCCGAAAGTTAGaaacttttatttttattaaaccTATGTATAAATGGTAGTTTACTTtcttttttaaaaattttactcAAGTTGGTTTTTTTTTACTTCTGTCGGTGATAGATTTTCCGAATTTGCACATGTTTCTATAGACCATTGCAGgattatttataatttaagataatttttttaatgaaTGAATTAGTTTTTTCTTCAAATCTTATGTTCTCACCTATTTTCATGGTGAAGAAATGGAGTTTGTAATAGAGTAGCAGAAATACTCAACCGAGCTTGATTACCTTCAGGATTTTCATGCTCGCTTAATTTGATTAATTTTAGTATCCAGATAATATATCACCCTTTTTTTAATAGTTCCTGTTCAGCTCGGAACCAGATGTGCTATAAATAAAAATGATTGTGGAATTATGTCTCTCTTTCCCGACAATAGGATTTTGTGTATATAGTGATTGACCATTTATTTTCTTTGAATGTGTGTATGTGTTTTAGGTCATTTGACTTCTAGAAGCGACGTTTACAGTTTTTGTGTGGTTCTTTTCAAGGTAATATCTGGATGGAAAATAATTGACAAGAATAGGACACCCGGAGACCATAATCTGGTGGAGTGGGAAAACCTTACCTTGGAAACAAACGCAAAGTCGTCTTCCACATTGTTGACAGTTGTCTTCAGGGACAATATTCTTTGGATGTAGCACATAAGGCTACTAACCTGGCATTTCGATGCATATCGACGGAACCAAAGTATAAGCCACGTGTGGATGGAGTGGTTAAAAATTTAAGCATTTTCAAAATTTCAAGGAAACAGGAAATACTCATAGAAATCCAAACAGCCAACCAATACATCACAGACGAAGTGCTGGTGATGTTACAGATGTAAAAACTGTTGCATATCCACGATCATTGACGTTTCCCCTTTATACCAAGTAAATTAACATTGCCTAATTAACATCCTGCTCTTCCTACTGAAACTATTGTAAAGCTGTGATTTTGTTGTCTAAGAATATAAATCAGTTATGTATGCTCTTTGTAGCGATATTATTTCTGAGTTTTACTCGTAAGTATCAATAGATGATCATTTTATGATGTCTTTTTTCTGTTTTTTATACAAGAAGTAGAAAAAATGGTTAAAGAATGTACAAAAGAAATATGGGACACGGAAAGATATGTTTTTAGATTGCGATATAAGAGCACCACATGATTGTGGTTCAAGGCAAGCATGAGTATGGTTCCCTGCTTCGGTATATACTAGCTACAATAGGCTTGATAATGTAGAAGTTTTGAAAATCATGTTTTTGATTTTGTTGTTCTGCACTAAATTTCTTTGGATTGGTTTGGTAATGATAATTAATGTTTTGGTTATTTAAATATGACAGTGTTGGTTGATTTTTATTTTTGACATTTTTGGTGTATGAAGATCATGTAAATATTCAACAATAGTTTATATAACTGTAAACAATATCCAAAATACCTATTTAAAACACAAACTTTCTAAAAAATCGATGTAAAACGATAATTTTCTAGACCCACGAAAACATCAGTTTTAAAATAACTAGATATCAGTTAACAACAAATGTCTATTAACTAGACACCGTctaaaaccgatgtctatgtacaTATTATACATTAGTGTTTTCAAGGAGCTGATGTCTAGGTTGATATTTTTAAACAGTTCTAGACGGATGTGAAAAAGAAGGAAACCGATATCTGGGATTACATTTCACATCGGTTTTGGACCGATGTGAAAAAATTACTTTTGTCTACACCCGCGTAGACGTTGATTTTGAAGGAAATAAACATCAGTCTAAAACTGATGTCTATTGacctttttctagtagtgtatgCTATCTCGAGTCATACGAGGAATATAACCGATGTGAAAAAATTACTTTTGTCTACACCCGCGTAGACGTCGATTTTGAAGGAAATAAACATCAGTCTAAAACTGATATCTATTGacctttttctagtagtgtatgCTATCTCGAGTCATATGAGGAATATTCACGGTACACGACTCATACTAGGAATAAGATTTTCAACACCTTGCTCCGATGGACCTTGATCTCGATCTGATCAGCGCCATTTGAGACAGGATATCGGGGAATTTTTCGGATATGGAACAACGATAGggaattaatatataaatatttcgAGGATGGGCCAGACGAGAGATTAATGTCTTCCCGAGGCCAGAGATTAGTGTCTTTCCGACCTGATCCCGACTCCGAACTCTATTTTAAGTGAAAATgatattattaaatatatttaacTTTATAAAGTAGTAATGTTTTTGAAACAAATAATATTTAACTTTTAATCCactatttatttaaattttactcattctgatgtaatttaataataattttattttttgtttattaaaattatgataatatcaaattttaaattagtattaaaattttaaatattaaatttatcGTGGTCAGttgtattaaaaatattattcaaaatttaattttgttattaaatTGTTTCTAGTAATAATGATAACAAGAGGATTTCTCGACTCCGTTCAAGATCGCATGCGAAAACTACATTCTACGAATTTGAAATGATACACGAGAATGTGGAAGTAAAATAAGAATTATTCTAAAATGTGGTGAAGGGGTTAATTTTTGGGGTGAATTTTGAAGGGGGAGTCTCCACCACTAAATGAGAGATACTATTTACCGGTCATGCCTAATTGCTAAGTGCGAACCATGCATGCTtcttataataaaatattaaccataaaattctttattttaattATGTATAACACACATCCTtaaatacatacatacatacataaaAATACAATAATCTATATAATAAAGCAATAGTAAATAATGGAAAAGGGATACACAAAGCTCTCGACATCGGAGGAATAACCGAAACCCCGTCTAAATGTTATATAATGCTTTGATTCCCTGAACATCATCAGCATGTAAATCTTTGACAGCTCCTAAAGGAATAGTTGGGAACATAATGGCATCTTGAACCTGGCTATGATCCAGTCCAAGAAGGTGTCCAATTTCATGCAAAGCAACAGTCTCTAAATCAGCATAGTTAGGAATAGCTCCTATAGACCACGATTCTTCCGAATCACAATGAAGCCTTCCGTCTGTTGGTGCAAAAGCATGAGCTAGAACATTTCCCGGACCATCAAAAGGGTTATCATCCCCATGGTCACCGCTTTCAAAACCAATCTTGATATCAGAGCTTTCTTTATCCTGAGTTTCTGAAAAAGTAAAATATTGTGTATTCGAAGCCCATTTGTCGAATGCTCTAACGAAAGGCGGTATAGAATCTTGGTGGGTTGTGGCGAGATCGAACCAGTAAGTAAGATGAGTCTTACCAGCTGGCCATCTTAGGGAGCCTTGGAAAAAACTATAAtgagagactgtatggaattctttACGACCGCGGTGATGATGTGCTTTTCTGTTTGTTTGCATGCTATTAGTTCCATTTATTACGTCGGGCACTCCGCACCGTGGCATCACCATCTTTGATAATGTTTCAGAATCTAGAGTTCCTGTAACATTGAGATTATAGTTGGCCTGGTACGTCTTCATGGCGGCCTCAAGAAAATCATCAAAATCGTCGTCGTCATCGTGTGCTTTAGAAGAATGATAATTTAGGTATCCGAATTTGTTAAGATATTGTTTTAGCTCATGAAGACCTTCAAGGTGATCTCCTTTTTGGCATCCCTTAAGATGCTTTAGAGATTGGAAAGATAGTGGCTTTTCGGAGTTGGATGGAAGAAGAAAGAGCAGGAAGAGGAGTGAGATGCATGAAATGATCAGCTGAAAATATTGTGCCATTGTATGTTTGGAAAGATAGAAGGAGATACCAAACTAGCTACCAGCAACATCCATATATATATAGGGACAGAATTGCATGCTATTAATTTAATGctttaatattataataatttcGTTAATCTTAATTAAAGTTAATATAATACCAACTACTGTAAATAACATAAAAGGAAAGTGTTTACGCAGATGCATGTCAACTTCTCCGCGTGTACAAAGCGAAGACTTAACTTGTTCAAGCTGAAGAACACATATGTACATGCATGTAATTGTTCTATTTACTACAGTGGTGGCATTATAAAAAATAGGTTCAGAAAAGATTAATTGTATTTTAGCCCACATACAAGGTAAAGACTAATTCAAATCAAAGAGATAATCTTATTCAACAATGTTATCCCAgacaaatatttaataatttcttCCGGTAAAATTAAGGAAAAGATTTTATAAGCAGTGTGATATAATTGTAATACTTATAACAATAGTGGTAATATTTATATGAAAATTTTGGGGAAAAAGATTGGTTTTTTAGGGGAAACACAAGGCCAGGACTTCTACCTGTTCAAAGTAAAAACCCATTCAACAATAGATGCCCAATATATCAATACAATTCTGTGTGGAAATTAGGGATGGCATTAGAGGTTTGTTTTCTTTGCATAACTGTAATTTTAACGGAGTAGCTAGTGGCAATTAATAATGATGTAAAAAAGTAATTAATAAGTGTAAAAATTATCATTTTGTATATGTACAGTTATTGAAACATAAAATTTTGTAATCAACAATTTTCATGATTaatgtttctggatttttttcATGACTGTCAGGGTTGAGTCTTGTAATCTGTTAGATTTTTATTAAGAAAtgaaaattgataaaaaaataaactaatttttttaaaaacaaaacataatttaattatcacatgtcttatatatatacacacaagtCAGTATCTCTTTATATATTATGTACATCTTACAAAACACACCTACAAACGTAACCATAACCATATTCAGTAAAATTTGATCTATAATTTCAAAAACTGCATTATTAGGTAATTATTAAAAACTATTTTAACAACCTAATCAACATAAATTTGAAccataatttaaataatttttaattattatttccaACACTCTCTCttaattcaaaatttttaaatttcttCTTGACAAGTAATATACTTATCATCACCACAAAATAACTTTTTAACCACTGATGTACTTATCATCACCGTTCTAGAGCATTTATCTCCACAATTTCTTGAAAAAATACTTGTATTTATTCAAGAAATAGGTTCGGTTTTGATGGAAAACATAAATTCAAGAAATAGTGAATTCTTAAAAGAGCACCTGTCTCCCTAATTTGCACTTCTCTCTCTATTTTTAATTTCATACTGATGCATTTTTCACTAACTTTTTTTTTTCTAATTACTATTTATATAACAGAAGAGAGAAGAGAAGAATGCATAGGGATTGACCCATGTTATGTGACATGCCACACTTTGGTCCTAGAAAGCAAAATAGGGTCGAAACTTAAACTATACAATCTAGATAAGCCAAGTATAAAAGTCGTTAATGCAATCTAATTTGTTCAACCATTTCGAAGAAGAAAGTCTAGTCTTGGAATTCACAAGAATTCCATCCAACAATTTGTCCGCACTAAGAACGCCATTGTTATGACGTCTAGCATTCACTTCCCTCCAACTATGATAACTAAAAATTTGCATAACTAGAAGGGCCAAACTCTGATGAGATTGAGGTATAATACCACCCCAAGAGTGAAGTGTCTGCAAGTAGCAGTTCTCCGGGTTAGGAAGATAGAGTCTGGcagcaatcttgttgagaattgaCCAACTGTACGGACAATTGTTGAACAAGTGATCACATGTTTCTGCACCACTGATACAGAGGTAGCATTGAGGGATCAAGTCTATGCCAAAAGAGACTAATCTGTGAAGAGTACTAATTCAACCAAGGCATATCAACCATTGATGATGGGCGTATCTATTCACCTTAAGCCTATGCCAGACAAGATGGTGCCAATGAATTTCTGGAAGCCAAAATCTCATAGCATCCCAAATGTGCCAAGCTTTGATCCTATTAAGAGAAGTACCATTCCATCAAAATTCAAATACTATCATTATAGCCAAGATTAAAGGTaggcactacaagaaaaacgggtaaatacgaccggttaaaaatcggttgtatttagttaaatacgaccgaaAACGGTCGTATTTAACTAATTACGACCGGTTTTGGGACCGGTCGCATTCGGTCGAGTCATATTTAGTAACCGGTCGAATTTAGTATACGGAGcggctaaattcgaccgcttAAATTCGACCGAAAGCGGTCGAATTTGTTTTTCACCAAAAATTTAAAAATCCCGcctaaaattttgaattttttgaaaaaaattgaaaagTCCGCCTAAAATATAAATTCAACCGTATATGGTTCAAAATATTATTTCTAAACTCGACCGAATGCGGTCAAATTAACGAGCaccagtttttttaaaaaaatactcgCCGGAAAATTCTCAGATTCCGGTGAGTTTAAAAAAATCCATTTTCCGATCAAAATGACAAATATTCCGGTCAAACTCGGAAATTTAAAACTCGATATTGAAAATCAAATCAGTTCATAATTTAGCAAATCGATCAATCCGCAAAGCCAATCTAATCAATTTATAACATAACAATACATTACAAAACTAATTTAAGCTGTTTTACAATCGGAGCAATCGGAGTGCTCCGCGTATTGTATGCAATCTAAGAACTGACGAAGCCACTACCGATGGTGTTGGTGGCGTGTTGCGAGTGGTTTTCTCCGACGCCGGCCAATTCTCGTTCGTCGACGACGACATCTCCACCACTTACAAAAACATAATTCAATCACAATTCACAAGAATCCACACACAAATAAATCAAATCGCGGAGAAAAACCGGTGAACAAAGCGTAAAGGCAGCACCTTTAATCGTTTTCCGGTGGGGAGAGATGATGAGGAAGGAGAGGAGAGCGGGTGCTTCGATGATGACAAGCGGCGTCGTGTTTCGACCATTTTTGTTTGATGAGAAACACGCGGATGTGTGTGTTAAAATATAGATATAGAAATGTGTATATGTAtagatgagagagagagagagagagtaagaaGGGGGAAACAGGGGAGGGGCGGGGTGGGGCGGGAGGGGCGGGGTGGGGCGGGAGGGGGTGATGGACTGATGGTTGGGAGGGGGGGTTAAGTTAGAAAATATTGTTTTTTAGTTTTTGTATAAAATATAATACCAACCGTTGGATTATTTTTAGTGCTTAAATTTGACACTTTAGATCTAAATCACTTGGATCGTTGACTTGGCCGGGCTAAATACGACCGCAGTGagttgaatttaggagtgtcaatttATAAAATCAGTTCATATATTACGTATTTtctgttatgaaaattaaaatCCGGATAATTTATGTAAAAAATATTGTTATTTGCTAaactttttttttgaaatattataatattatgatttatttttacaactcattattttaataaaaagaaatgaaatcatgattttgatcgattttaaaaaaatttaaaaaaaattcgaaACATCGATATTACACTAACACTTataagaagtattggtcaaactaatagttgactgttaaaatatcaaaccaatatatttatttttttctaaaaatttcatcgtatcattaaaatatatagatcttgacatccttacggttggatcattcataaacattttgtaaaaaatcaaaacatcggtatgagactaaatactagtaagaagtactagtcaaactactagttgactgttaaaataccaaaccaattatatttatttttttctaaaaattttatcatatcattaaaatatataaatcttgacatctttacggttggatcaatcataaacattttgaaaaaaaatcgaaacaatcgtacgagactaaacactcataagaagtactggtcaaactactagttgacttttaaaatagcaaaccaaatacatttatttttttctaaaatttttgtcacaatactaaaatatatagatcttgacatccttatggttgggtcattcataaacattttgtaaaaaatcgaaacatcggtatgAGACTAAACATTAGTAAGAAGcattggtcaaactactagttgattgttaaaatagcaaaccaaatacatttatttttttctaaaatttttatcatatcactaaaatatatagatcttgacatccttatggttggatcattcataaaaattttgtaaaaaatcgaaacatcggtatgagactaaacactagtaagaagtattggtcaaactactagttgactgttaaaatatcaaaccaatatatttattttttttctaaaaattttatcgtatcattaaaatatatagatcttgacatccttatggttggatcattcagaaacattttgtaaaaaatcgaaacatcggtatgagactaaatactagtaagaagtactggtcaaactactagttgactgttaaaataccaaaccaaatacatttatttttttctaaaatttttatcatatcattaaaatatataaatcttgaCATCTTTACAGTTGGATCAATCATAAACATTTTGAAAAAAATCGAAACAACCGTACCAGACTAAACACTAGCAcgaagtactggtcaaactactagttgacttttaaaatagcaaaccaaatacatttatttttttctaaaatttttgtcacatcactaaaatatatagatcttgacatccttatggttgggtcattcataaacattttgtaaaaaattgaaacatcggtatgagactaaacattagtaagaagtattggtcaaactactagttgattgttaaaatagcaaaccaaatacatttatttttttctaaaatttttgtcatatcactaaattatatagatcttgacatccttatggttggattattcataaaaattttgtaaaaaatcgaaacatcggtatgagactaaacactagtaagaagtattggtcaaactactagttgactgttaaaatagcaaaccaaatacatttattttttctagaattttt is a genomic window containing:
- the LOC141710652 gene encoding metalloendoproteinase 3-MMP-like, with the protein product MAQYFQLIISCISLLFLLFLLPSNSEKPLSFQSLKHLKGCQKGDHLEGLHELKQYLNKFGYLNYHSSKAHDDDDDFDDFLEAAMKTYQANYNLNVTGTLDSETLSKMVMPRCGVPDVINGTNSMQTNRKAHHHRGRKEFHTVSHYSFFQGSLRWPAGKTHLTYWFDLATTHQDSIPPFVRAFDKWASNTQYFTFSETQDKESSDIKIGFESGDHGDDNPFDGPGNVLAHAFAPTDGRLHCDSEESWSIGAIPNYADLETVALHEIGHLLGLDHSQVQDAIMFPTIPLGAVKDLHADDVQGIKALYNI